One window from the genome of Oncorhynchus kisutch isolate 150728-3 linkage group LG21, Okis_V2, whole genome shotgun sequence encodes:
- the dcph1 gene encoding damage-control phosphatase ARMT1 isoform X1, with protein sequence MAANQALRQLVPPSLSAKVEGSFAYLTVRDRLPTILTRVIDTIHRNKNKFFEEFGEEGVQAEKRTIGFLSKLRNELLTDKPVLVLCDGLEDTDSWNQYLQRQQRLLGERDPVSWFKSPWLYIECYMYRRIQEAIWLNPPISDFDVFNESKTQSFFESQQAVISLCTYLQGFNRNMDDLSETQLMEQFHKLLQVSLWGNRCDLSISAGMENSQKASPIDSLSDLKSFILVDDSNMVWSALTSAQRPGEDGKTTPGRVDIVLDNAGFELVTDLVLANFLVSAGLAREVRFHGKSIPWFVSDVTSHDFQWTIRQTLAANHKWMSKSGVQWQSYVREGVWSYHDHPFWTMPHEYCDMAGDAPDLYATLQGADLILFKGDLNYRKLTGDREWDHMVPFDRALRGFGPAPLCSLRTLKANIQVGLQPGQGENLNTQDPSWMTSGKYAVVQFSSPHREQ encoded by the exons ATGGCGGCTAATCAAGCTTTGCGCCAATTagtccctccatccctgtctgctAAAGTTGAAGG CTCATTTGCATATCTCACAGTGAGAGACAGGTTGCCGACCATCCTGACAAGAGTCATTGACACCATCCATCGCAACAAAAACAAGTTCTTTGAGGAGTTTGGAGAG GAGGGAGTCCAGGCAGAGAAGAGGACCATTGGCTTTCTTTCTAAGCTGAGAAATGAGCTGCTGACAGACAAGCCTGTCCTGGTTCTGTGTGATGGCCTGGAGGACACAGACAGCTGGAACCAGTACCTCCAGAGACAGCAGAGGCTACTGGGGGAGCGGGACCCCGTCAGCTGGTTCAAGTCCCCCTGGCTCTACATAGAGTGCTACATGTATCGCAGGATACAGGAGGCCATCTGGCTCAA TCCCCCCATCAGCGACTTTGATGTGTTTAATGAAAGCAAGACGCAGAGTTTCTTTGAGTCCCAGCAGGCTGTGATATCCCTGTGTACATATCTACAGGGattcaacaggaacatggacgaCCTCTCAGAGACACAGCTCATGGAGCAGTTCCACAAACTACTACAG GTGTCTCTGTGGGGTAACAGGTGTGACCTTTCCATCTCTGCTGGCATGGAGAACTCTCAGAAAGCCAGTcccattgactccctgtctgaccTGAAGTCTTTTATCCTGGTGGACGACTCCAACATGGTGTGGTCTGCTCTGACCTCTGCCCAGAGACCAGGGGAGGATGGCAAAACCACCCCAGGGAGGGTGGACATCGTCCTGGACAACGCTGGCTTCGAGCTGGTCACAGACCTGGTCCTCGCTAACTTCCTGGTGTCCGCTGGTCTGGCCAGGGAGGTCCGCTTCCATGGCAAGTCCATCCCCTGGTTTGTCTCCGACGTCACCTCGCACGACTTCCAGTGGACCATCCGCCAGACCCTGGCGGCCAATCACAAATGGATGTCCAAGAGCGGTGTCCAATGGCAGAGCTACGTACGGGAGGGCGTGTGGTCCTATCACGACCACCCGTTCTGGACAATGCCTCATGAGTACTGTGACATGGCGGGCGACGCGCCTGACCTCTATGCGACACTGCAGGGAGCCGACCTGATTCTGTTTAAAGGAGACCTGAACTACAGGAAGCTGACTGGGGACAGGGAGTGGGATCACATGGTGCCGTTTGATAGGGCACTGAGGGGATTCGGCCCAGCTCCCCTGTGCAGTCTGAGGACTCTGAAGGCTAACATCCAGGTGGGGCTCCAGCCGGGGCAGGGGGAGAACCTCAACACCCAGGACCCCAGCTGGATGACCAGCGGGAAGTACGCTGTGGTCCAGTTCTCCAGCCCTCACAGGGAACAGTAG
- the esr1 gene encoding estrogen receptor isoform X1 yields MLVRQSHTQISKPLGAPLRSRTTLESHVISPPKLSPQQPTTPNSNMYPEETRGGGGAAAFNYLDGGYDYTVPAQGPAPLYYSTTPQDAHGPPSDGSMQSLGSSPTGPLVFVSSSPQLSPQLSPFLHPPSHHGLPSQSYYLETSSTPLYRSSVVTNQLSASEEKLCIASDRQQSYSAAGSGVRVFEMANETRYCAVCSDFASGYHYGVWSCEGCKAFFKRSIQGHNDYMCPATNQCTMDRNRRKSCQACRLRKCYEVGMVKGGLRKDRGGRVLRKDKRYCGPAGDREKPYGDLEHRTAPPQDGGRNSSSSLNGGGGWRGPRITMPPEQVLFLLQGAEPPALCSRQKVARPYTEVTMMTLLTSMADKELVHMIAWAKKVPGFQELSLHDQVQLLESSWLEVLMIGLIWRSIHCPGKLNFAQDLILDRSEGDCVEGMAEIFDMLLATVSRFRMLKLKPEEFVCLKAIILLNSGAFSFCSNSVESLHNSSAVESMLDNITDALIHHISHSGASVQQQPRRQAQLLLLLSHIRHMSNKGMEHLYSIKCKNKVPLYDLLLEMLDGHRLQSPGKVAQAGKQTEGPSTTTTTSTGSSIGPMRGSQDTHIRSPGSGVLQYGSPSSDQMPIP; encoded by the exons ATGCTGGTCAGACAGTCCCATACGCAGATTTCCAAACCTCTCGGAGCTCCTCTCAGATCCCGAACGACCCTGGAGAGCCACGTCATCTCCCCCCCAAAACTCTCACCACAGCAGCCGaccacccccaacagcaacatgTACCCTGAGGAGACACGCGGAGGTGGTGGGGCGGCCGCCTTTAACTACCTGGACGGAGGGTATGACTACACAGTCCCTGCCCAAGGCCCGGCCCCTCTCTATTACTCCACCACCCCCCAGGATGCCCACGGACCCCCTTCGGATGGCAGCATGCAGTCCCTGGGCAGCAGTCCCACCGGCCCACTGGTGTTTGTGTCCTCCAGCCCCCAGCTCAGCCCCCAGCTCAGCCCCTTCCTTCACCCCCCAAGCCACCATGGTCTCCCCAGCCAGTCATACTACCTGGAGACCTCGTCCACACCCTTATACAG GTCGAGTGTGGTAACCAATCAGCTGTCAGCGTCAGAGGAGAAGCTCTGCATCGCCTCCGATAGGCAGCAGTCGTACAGTGCagcagggtcaggggtcagggtgtTTGAGATGGCCAACGAGACGAGGTACTGTGCGGTCTGCAGCGACTTTGCCTCCGGGTACCACTACGGAGTTTGGTCCTGCGAGGGCTGCAAAGCCTTCTTCAAAAGGAGCATCCAAG gTCACAATGACTACATGTGCCCTGCGACTAACCAGTGTACAATGGACAGGAATCGTAGGAAGAGCTGCCAGGCATGCCGCCTCAGAAAGTGTTATGAAGTGGGGATGGTGAAAGGAG GCTTGCGTAAGGACCGCGGTGGGCGGGTTCTCAGGAAGGATAAGCGGTATTGTGGCCCTGCTGGTGACAGAGAGAAACCCTACGGTGACCTGGAGCACAGGACAGCGCCCCCTCAGGACGGGGGtaggaacagcagcagcagtcTCAATGGTGGTGGAGGATGGCGTGGGCCCAGAATCACCATGCCTCCTGAACAG GTGCTGTTCCTGCTGCAGGGGGCAGAGCCTCCGGCCCTGTGTTCTCGTCAGAAGGTGGCCCGCCCCTACACAGAGGTCACCATGATGACCCTGCTCACCAGCATGGCTGACAAGGAGCTGGTGCACATGATCGCTTGGGCTAAGAAAGTACCAG GTTTCCAGGAGCTGTCTCTCCATGACCAGGTGCAGCTGCTGGAGAGTTCCTGGCTGGAGGTGCTGATGATCGGACTCATATGGCGGTCCATCCACTGCCCTGGGAAACTCAACTTCGCCCAGGACCTCATACTGGACAg GAGTGAAGGGGACTGTGTGGAGGGTATGGCTGAGATCTTCGACATGCTCCTGGCCACTGTGTCTCGCTTCCGCATGCTTAAACTGAAGCCTGAGGAGTTTGTGTGCCTCAAAGCCATCATCTTGCTCAACTCTG gTGCCTTCTCCTTCTGTTCTAACTCTGTGGAGTCCCTCCACAACAGCTCGGCAGTGGAAAGCATGCTGGACAACATCACCGACGCCCTCATCCACCACATCAGCCATTCAGGAGCCTCTGTGCAGCAGCAGCCCAGACGGCAGGCCcagctcctgctcctgctctcaCACATCAGACATATGAG CAACAAAGGCATGGAGCACCTTTACAGCATAAAATGTAAGAACAAAGTTCCTCTGTACGACCTGCTCCTGGAGATGCTGGACGGTCACCGGCTCCAATCCCCAGGCAAAGTGGCCCAAGCTGGGAAACAGACCGAGGGCccctctaccaccactaccacctccaCAGGCT
- the dcph1 gene encoding damage-control phosphatase ARMT1 isoform X2, whose protein sequence is MYRRIQEAIWLNPPISDFDVFNESKTQSFFESQQAVISLCTYLQGFNRNMDDLSETQLMEQFHKLLQVSLWGNRCDLSISAGMENSQKASPIDSLSDLKSFILVDDSNMVWSALTSAQRPGEDGKTTPGRVDIVLDNAGFELVTDLVLANFLVSAGLAREVRFHGKSIPWFVSDVTSHDFQWTIRQTLAANHKWMSKSGVQWQSYVREGVWSYHDHPFWTMPHEYCDMAGDAPDLYATLQGADLILFKGDLNYRKLTGDREWDHMVPFDRALRGFGPAPLCSLRTLKANIQVGLQPGQGENLNTQDPSWMTSGKYAVVQFSSPHREQ, encoded by the exons ATGTATCGCAGGATACAGGAGGCCATCTGGCTCAA TCCCCCCATCAGCGACTTTGATGTGTTTAATGAAAGCAAGACGCAGAGTTTCTTTGAGTCCCAGCAGGCTGTGATATCCCTGTGTACATATCTACAGGGattcaacaggaacatggacgaCCTCTCAGAGACACAGCTCATGGAGCAGTTCCACAAACTACTACAG GTGTCTCTGTGGGGTAACAGGTGTGACCTTTCCATCTCTGCTGGCATGGAGAACTCTCAGAAAGCCAGTcccattgactccctgtctgaccTGAAGTCTTTTATCCTGGTGGACGACTCCAACATGGTGTGGTCTGCTCTGACCTCTGCCCAGAGACCAGGGGAGGATGGCAAAACCACCCCAGGGAGGGTGGACATCGTCCTGGACAACGCTGGCTTCGAGCTGGTCACAGACCTGGTCCTCGCTAACTTCCTGGTGTCCGCTGGTCTGGCCAGGGAGGTCCGCTTCCATGGCAAGTCCATCCCCTGGTTTGTCTCCGACGTCACCTCGCACGACTTCCAGTGGACCATCCGCCAGACCCTGGCGGCCAATCACAAATGGATGTCCAAGAGCGGTGTCCAATGGCAGAGCTACGTACGGGAGGGCGTGTGGTCCTATCACGACCACCCGTTCTGGACAATGCCTCATGAGTACTGTGACATGGCGGGCGACGCGCCTGACCTCTATGCGACACTGCAGGGAGCCGACCTGATTCTGTTTAAAGGAGACCTGAACTACAGGAAGCTGACTGGGGACAGGGAGTGGGATCACATGGTGCCGTTTGATAGGGCACTGAGGGGATTCGGCCCAGCTCCCCTGTGCAGTCTGAGGACTCTGAAGGCTAACATCCAGGTGGGGCTCCAGCCGGGGCAGGGGGAGAACCTCAACACCCAGGACCCCAGCTGGATGACCAGCGGGAAGTACGCTGTGGTCCAGTTCTCCAGCCCTCACAGGGAACAGTAG
- the esr1 gene encoding estrogen receptor isoform X2: MYPEETRGGGGAAAFNYLDGGYDYTVPAQGPAPLYYSTTPQDAHGPPSDGSMQSLGSSPTGPLVFVSSSPQLSPQLSPFLHPPSHHGLPSQSYYLETSSTPLYRSSVVTNQLSASEEKLCIASDRQQSYSAAGSGVRVFEMANETRYCAVCSDFASGYHYGVWSCEGCKAFFKRSIQGHNDYMCPATNQCTMDRNRRKSCQACRLRKCYEVGMVKGGLRKDRGGRVLRKDKRYCGPAGDREKPYGDLEHRTAPPQDGGRNSSSSLNGGGGWRGPRITMPPEQVLFLLQGAEPPALCSRQKVARPYTEVTMMTLLTSMADKELVHMIAWAKKVPGFQELSLHDQVQLLESSWLEVLMIGLIWRSIHCPGKLNFAQDLILDRSEGDCVEGMAEIFDMLLATVSRFRMLKLKPEEFVCLKAIILLNSGAFSFCSNSVESLHNSSAVESMLDNITDALIHHISHSGASVQQQPRRQAQLLLLLSHIRHMSNKGMEHLYSIKCKNKVPLYDLLLEMLDGHRLQSPGKVAQAGKQTEGPSTTTTTSTGSSIGPMRGSQDTHIRSPGSGVLQYGSPSSDQMPIP, translated from the exons atgTACCCTGAGGAGACACGCGGAGGTGGTGGGGCGGCCGCCTTTAACTACCTGGACGGAGGGTATGACTACACAGTCCCTGCCCAAGGCCCGGCCCCTCTCTATTACTCCACCACCCCCCAGGATGCCCACGGACCCCCTTCGGATGGCAGCATGCAGTCCCTGGGCAGCAGTCCCACCGGCCCACTGGTGTTTGTGTCCTCCAGCCCCCAGCTCAGCCCCCAGCTCAGCCCCTTCCTTCACCCCCCAAGCCACCATGGTCTCCCCAGCCAGTCATACTACCTGGAGACCTCGTCCACACCCTTATACAG GTCGAGTGTGGTAACCAATCAGCTGTCAGCGTCAGAGGAGAAGCTCTGCATCGCCTCCGATAGGCAGCAGTCGTACAGTGCagcagggtcaggggtcagggtgtTTGAGATGGCCAACGAGACGAGGTACTGTGCGGTCTGCAGCGACTTTGCCTCCGGGTACCACTACGGAGTTTGGTCCTGCGAGGGCTGCAAAGCCTTCTTCAAAAGGAGCATCCAAG gTCACAATGACTACATGTGCCCTGCGACTAACCAGTGTACAATGGACAGGAATCGTAGGAAGAGCTGCCAGGCATGCCGCCTCAGAAAGTGTTATGAAGTGGGGATGGTGAAAGGAG GCTTGCGTAAGGACCGCGGTGGGCGGGTTCTCAGGAAGGATAAGCGGTATTGTGGCCCTGCTGGTGACAGAGAGAAACCCTACGGTGACCTGGAGCACAGGACAGCGCCCCCTCAGGACGGGGGtaggaacagcagcagcagtcTCAATGGTGGTGGAGGATGGCGTGGGCCCAGAATCACCATGCCTCCTGAACAG GTGCTGTTCCTGCTGCAGGGGGCAGAGCCTCCGGCCCTGTGTTCTCGTCAGAAGGTGGCCCGCCCCTACACAGAGGTCACCATGATGACCCTGCTCACCAGCATGGCTGACAAGGAGCTGGTGCACATGATCGCTTGGGCTAAGAAAGTACCAG GTTTCCAGGAGCTGTCTCTCCATGACCAGGTGCAGCTGCTGGAGAGTTCCTGGCTGGAGGTGCTGATGATCGGACTCATATGGCGGTCCATCCACTGCCCTGGGAAACTCAACTTCGCCCAGGACCTCATACTGGACAg GAGTGAAGGGGACTGTGTGGAGGGTATGGCTGAGATCTTCGACATGCTCCTGGCCACTGTGTCTCGCTTCCGCATGCTTAAACTGAAGCCTGAGGAGTTTGTGTGCCTCAAAGCCATCATCTTGCTCAACTCTG gTGCCTTCTCCTTCTGTTCTAACTCTGTGGAGTCCCTCCACAACAGCTCGGCAGTGGAAAGCATGCTGGACAACATCACCGACGCCCTCATCCACCACATCAGCCATTCAGGAGCCTCTGTGCAGCAGCAGCCCAGACGGCAGGCCcagctcctgctcctgctctcaCACATCAGACATATGAG CAACAAAGGCATGGAGCACCTTTACAGCATAAAATGTAAGAACAAAGTTCCTCTGTACGACCTGCTCCTGGAGATGCTGGACGGTCACCGGCTCCAATCCCCAGGCAAAGTGGCCCAAGCTGGGAAACAGACCGAGGGCccctctaccaccactaccacctccaCAGGCT